A stretch of DNA from Manihot esculenta cultivar AM560-2 chromosome 7, M.esculenta_v8, whole genome shotgun sequence:
AGTCTTTCTCAGCTTCAGTGGCCAAGACACCAGAGGTAACTTCACAGACCATCTTCTTTCTGGTCTGCTAGAGAGACAAGTGAAGGCTTACAGGGACGACAAAAACCTACCACGAGGAAGTTTCATTTCAAAAGCACTTCTAAGAGCAATTGAAAGATCGAAAATTTCCATCATCGTCTTCTCCAAGAATTATGCAGCTTCAAGGTGGTGTTTGGATGAGCTTGTGAAGATTATTAAATGTAGAAAGCTCTTGGGTCACATTATTCTCCCAGTTTTCTTCGATGTAAGACCTGATCATGTTGCCAAGCAAACTGGTCCTTACAAGAAAATCTTTCGAAAGTATGAAGAGAAGTACAAGAACAATAAGCAGAAGGTTGAAAAGTGGAAGGATGCTCTTAAGACAGTTGCAGAGATAAGCGGTTGGGACAAGGAAAATTACAGGTAACACTCTCTGATTACTGTTTAATGATATAAACTTAAAccattttcttttccctttcctTTTCACTACTGCCGTCTAACTACGTGTAAAACTATTTTGTTTCTCATCTGCAGATCTGAATCAAAGTTGATTAGAATCATAGCAAAAAAAGTAGTACGTAAACTGAGAAAGGCAGCCCCAACTGTTGGCAATCAGCTAGTCCAACTGAATTCTAAAGTGGAGGAAATGAAGCTCAAGCTATACGAGAAGTGGGAAGAAATTGgcacaataaaattttatgggTTGCAATGGGGCAGAAAAATATGGGACAGTTCTAAAGACAAGAAAAGGTGGCAAAGCCAACATGTTAGTGAATTTTGCTTGATGAAGTGGACAAACTAGAACAGCTAGTGAATTTTGCTAGAAAGCAAGATTGGTTTGGCCCTGGAAGTAGAGTCATCATATCAGTTGGAGAtccaaataaaaataacatgAACGTGCTTCATATAAACTATGAAGGATCTATCAACAGAGACAAGAACATATTTCTAGATGTTGTCTGTTTTTTTAAGGAGTTGAACAAAGAGAATGCAATGaggattaaaaaattattgtttgaTGTCCCAGCTGAAAAGGTCCTCGTCGATGACTTTACCATCACTATTGAAGATAATGACAATCTTTTGATACATGGACATAGAAGCTTCAACATTCTGGTAAGCCCATCTCCAACTTAAAGCTTGGATTTTCAACATTTTAATCCATCtttcaaaatcaaaaaattcattaataaacatTATGCATATAACTGTCGTATGGGTAAAATATACATTATGCTACCTCATCTTATGCTTAATTATATTGTAGGAAATAGAATATGAGGTGTCCCCAAAAAAGACCAAGCCCAACAAAGCCACAATGAAAGTGGAGCCGCTACCAAATGGTCACCCACCAACGCCAGTCTCCAATCCTCAATTAGAAGTGGAAGATGCTGTTCCCA
This window harbors:
- the LOC122723954 gene encoding disease resistance protein RPV1-like translates to MDKNDEIKGFELNLILNDYKFLLNSITDIPSPAPLSPAPHSWRFEVFLSFSGQDTRGNFTDHLLSGLLERQVKAYRDDKNLPRGSFISKALLRAIERSKISIIVFSKNYAASRWCLDELVKIIKCRKLLGHIILPVFFDVRPDHVAKQTGPYKKIFRKYEEKYKNNKQKVEKWKDALKTVAEISGWDKENYR